In Spea bombifrons isolate aSpeBom1 chromosome 12, aSpeBom1.2.pri, whole genome shotgun sequence, the following proteins share a genomic window:
- the TMEM218 gene encoding transmembrane protein 218 — MATTILGVGSGVFILAIIWVVTLLLCVLLSRVSGSARFSVIPVFLLAVILTLILVFFPRADETPAPEKEIQIVDSFFIGRYFLISIMSVVFLGSAFLALVYHVLEPVYAKPLRMQ, encoded by the exons ATGGCGACCACTATTCTGGGAGTTGGCAGCGGCGTGTTCATTCTGGCGATTATTTGGGTGGTGACTCTGCTGCTGTGTGTCCTTCTGTCTAGAGTGTCGGGTTCAGCACG gtttTCGGTTATCCCGGTATTCCTTTTGGCCGTGATCCTTACGTTAATATTGGTTTTCTTTCCAAGGGCAGACGAAACTCCTGCACCAGAGAAGGAGATTCAG ATCGTGGATTCCTTCTTTATCGGACGTTATTTCCTGATCTCCATCATGAGCGTTGTTTTTCTCGGCAGCGCCTTCCTGGCCCTCGTGTACCACGTCTTGGAGCCAGTCTATGCCAAACCTCTTCGGATGCAGTAA
- the LOC128470064 gene encoding high affinity cGMP-specific 3',5'-cyclic phosphodiesterase 9A-like, translated as MIAQTVTRHSDKEDLFHNILSQVAEEFSRTLRVSELKRDLTDRMTALERRVEAEGLKLLDIERCRSDLKRLRDEMEKNSNRLTCPCKYYYIGDVVKLNPRRDVPTYPKYTLSSETVEALKKPTFDVWHWEHNEMLSCLEFMYHDLGLVHEFNMNPITLKRWLLSIQENYRTNPFHNFRHCFCVTQMMYGIIHLCDLQQRMTPTELGVLMTAAICHDLDHPGFNNTYQINAHTELAIRYNDISPLENHHCAVAFQILAQPENNIFSNISQELFKQMRQSIIRLILATDMARHGDILESFKRFLPSFDFGNEEHVKVLQMVLIKCCDISNEVRPMKVAEPWVDCLLEEYFMQSDREKSEGLPVTPFMDRDTVTKPKAQIGFIKFVLIPMFESVMKLFPQLEDVMVLPLREARDRYEELMHIEEAMTEVEQRKTDTCGEGRRGYSRISTTPVSSNP; from the exons ATGATCGCGCAGACTGTTACCCGGCATTCAG ACAAAGAAgatttatttcataatattcTGTCCCAAGTTGCTGAGGAATTTTCCCG AACCCTGAGAGTCAGTGAGCTGAAGCGAGACCTCACGGACAGGATGACAGCGCTGGAAAGACGTGTGGAAG CTGAAGGTTTGAAGCTCCTGGATATTGAGAGATGCAGGAGTGACCTGAAGAGGCTGCGAGATGAGATGGAGAAGAACAGTAACAG ATTGACCTGTCCGTGTAAATATTACTACATAGGGGACGTTGTAAAACTGAACCCACGGAGGGATGTTCCCACCTATCCCAAG TACACCTTATCATCTGAGACTGTGGAAGCATTAAAGAAACCCACGTTTGACGTGTGGCACTGGGAGCATAACGAG ATGCTGAGCTGTCTGGAGTTTATGTATCACGACCTTGGTCTGGTTCATGAGTTTAACATGAATCCCATCACTCTGAAGCGCTGGCTG ctGAGCATTCAGGAGAATTACCGCACAAACCCCTTCCATAACTTCCGCCACTGTTTCTGCGTCACGCAGATGATGTACGGGATTATCCACCTCTGTGACCTCCAG CAACGGATGACCCCGACTGAACTGGGTGTTCTAATGACGGCGGCCATATGTCACGATTTGGACCATCCTGGATTTAACAACAC CTATCAAATCAACGCACACACGGAGCTCGCCATCCGATACAACGACATCTCCCCACTGGAGAATCACCACTGCGCCGTAGCCTTCCAGATCCTCGCTCAGCCTGAAAACAACATCTTTTCCAACATCAGCCAAGAGCTCTTCAAACAGATgagacag TCAATCATTCGTCTGATTCTGGCGACAGACATGGCACGTCATGGTGACATTTTGGAGTCTTTTAAGCGCTTCCTTCCCAGCTTTGATTTCGGGAACGAGGAACATGTGAAAGTT CTGCAGATGGTCCTCATTAAATGCTGTGATATCTCCAATGAGGTTCGCCCCATGAAGGTGGCAGAGCCGTGGGTGGACTGTTTGCTGGAGGAGTACTTCATGCAG AGTGACCGTGAAAAGTCAGAAGGTCTTCCTGTTACTCCATTCATGGACCGTGATACGGTGACAAAGCCTAAAGCACAGATCGGATTCATCAAGTTTGTCTTAATTCCAATGTTTGAGTCTGTTATGAAG CTCTTCCCTCAGCTGGAGGATGTCATGGTTCTGCCGTTACGAGAGGCCAGGGATCGTTATGAAGAGCTCATGCATATTGAGGAAGCCATGACTGAGGTAG AGCAGCGGAAGACAGATACCTGCGGAGAAGGTCGAAGGGGCTATAGTCGT atctCGACTACTCCAGTCTCGTCGAATCCCTGA
- the SLC37A2 gene encoding glucose-6-phosphate exchanger SLC37A2 isoform X2: protein MRSPLAPAVRLIQAVSRDGWYRGFIIVLTFLFYTSYHLSRKPISVVKSQLHRNCSELPNPPPNISRNDTTWCSWAPFDQSNYKELLGALDTSFLVAYAIGMFFSGIFGERLPLRYYLSGGMILSGLFTSLLGLGYYWDIHSLWYFILFQILNGLVQTTGWPSVVACMGNWFGKGKRGFIMGIWNSHTAVGNILGSLIAGAFVSSAWGLSFIVPGIIIASCGVICFLFLIEYPEDVGCASPETNEVVEDDLDNIQVSSNSTEAIFKSQPLDSVDESGSHVAGEHPQAISFLGALRIPGVVEFALCLLFAKLVSYTFLYWLPLYISNVAHFDPKKAGDLSTLFDAGGILGGILAGAVSDYSGASAITCSVMLVLTAPMLFVYNQFGQTEVSTTIAMLIVCGMLVNGPYSLITTAVSADLGTHESLRGNARALSTVTAIIDGSGSIGAALGPSLASVLSSKGWNYVFYMLIAADICACLLLSRLVYKEVTRLCPCFRKARGFTTM, encoded by the exons gtaTCGTGGATTTATCATCGTTCTGACTTTCCTGTTCTACACGAGTTACCATCTGTCCAGGAAGCCGATCAGCGTGGTGAAG AGCCAGCTCCACCGGAACTGCTCCGAGCTCCCGAATCCTCCGCCGAATATTTCCCGTAATGACACGACGTGGTGCAGCTGGGCGCCGTTCG ACCAATCAAATTACAAGGAGCTGCTTGGCGCCCTGGACACCTCCTTCTTGGTTGCCTACGCGATTGGGATGTTTTTTAG TGGCATCTTTGGGGAACGCCTGCCCCTGAGGTACTACCTGTCTGGGGGTATGATACTCAGTGGATTATTCACCTCTCTTCTGGGGCTGGGGTATTACTGGGACATTCACTCTCTCTGGTACTTCATACTCTTCCAG ATATTGAATGGTTTGGTCCAGACGACGGGATGGCCGTCCGTGGTGGCGTGTATGGGAAACTGGTTTGGGAAAGGAAA ACGCGGGTTTATTATGGGAATCTGGAATTCTCACACGGCGGTCGGGAATATATTGGGCTCCCTGATTGCTGGAGCGTTCGTCTCGTCGGCGTGGGGTCTCTCCTTCATTGTGCCAGGAATTATAATTGCCTCCTGCGGGGTCATCTGCTTCCTCTTCCTCATCGAAT aTCCGGAAGACGTCGGGTGCGCATCTCCAGAGACGAAC GAGGTGGTCGAGGACGACTTGGACAACATTCAGGTGTCGAGTAACAGCACGGAGGCCATCTTCAAGAGTCAGCCTTTAGACAGCGTCGACGAGTCCGGGAGCCACGTGGCTGGGGAGCATCCGCAAGCCATCAGTTTCCTGGGTGCGCTCCGGATACCG GGCGTAGTGGAGTTTGCACTCTGTCTCCTCTTTGCCAAGTTGGTCAGTTACACGTTCCTTTACTGGCTCCCTCTCTACATTTCCAACGTTG cACACTTTGACCCCAAAAAGGCTGGAGATCTGTCGACGCTGTTTGATGCCGGCGGCATTCTCG GAGGGATTCTGGCCGGTGCCGTATCGGATTATTCTGGAGCGAGCGCCATCACGTGTTCGGTTATGTTGGTCCTGACTGCGCCCATG CTGTTTGTTTACAATCAGTTCGGGCAGACGGAGGTTTCCACCACGATCG CCATGCTGATCGTGTGCGGGATGCTGGTTAATGGACCCTACTCACTGATCACCACAGCGGTCTCGGCGGATTTG GGCACTCACGAGTCTCTCCGTGGGAACGCTAGGGCGCTGTCTACGGTCACGGCCATTATCGACGGCTCTGGATCAATAG GGGCTGCACTCGGACCGTCTCTCGCCTCCGTCCTGTCCTCTAAAGGCTGGAATTATGTCTTCTACATGTTAATAGCGGCTGATATCTGCGCATGTTTG TTGTTGTCACGTTTGGTTTACAAGGAGGTGACCCGCTTGTGCCCGTGTTTCCGGAAGGCCAGAGG GTTTACGACGATGTGA
- the SLC37A2 gene encoding glucose-6-phosphate exchanger SLC37A2 isoform X1, with the protein MRSPLAPAVRLIQAVSRDGWYRGFIIVLTFLFYTSYHLSRKPISVVKSQLHRNCSELPNPPPNISRNDTTWCSWAPFDQSNYKELLGALDTSFLVAYAIGMFFSGIFGERLPLRYYLSGGMILSGLFTSLLGLGYYWDIHSLWYFILFQILNGLVQTTGWPSVVACMGNWFGKGKRGFIMGIWNSHTAVGNILGSLIAGAFVSSAWGLSFIVPGIIIASCGVICFLFLIEYPEDVGCASPETNEVVEDDLDNIQVSSNSTEAIFKSQPLDSVDESGSHVAGEHPQAISFLGALRIPGVVEFALCLLFAKLVSYTFLYWLPLYISNVAHFDPKKAGDLSTLFDAGGILGGILAGAVSDYSGASAITCSVMLVLTAPMLFVYNQFGQTEVSTTIAMLIVCGMLVNGPYSLITTAVSADLGTHESLRGNARALSTVTAIIDGSGSIGAALGPSLASVLSSKGWNYVFYMLIAADICACLLLSRLVYKEVTRLCPCFRKARGDSLNLKPSNGG; encoded by the exons gtaTCGTGGATTTATCATCGTTCTGACTTTCCTGTTCTACACGAGTTACCATCTGTCCAGGAAGCCGATCAGCGTGGTGAAG AGCCAGCTCCACCGGAACTGCTCCGAGCTCCCGAATCCTCCGCCGAATATTTCCCGTAATGACACGACGTGGTGCAGCTGGGCGCCGTTCG ACCAATCAAATTACAAGGAGCTGCTTGGCGCCCTGGACACCTCCTTCTTGGTTGCCTACGCGATTGGGATGTTTTTTAG TGGCATCTTTGGGGAACGCCTGCCCCTGAGGTACTACCTGTCTGGGGGTATGATACTCAGTGGATTATTCACCTCTCTTCTGGGGCTGGGGTATTACTGGGACATTCACTCTCTCTGGTACTTCATACTCTTCCAG ATATTGAATGGTTTGGTCCAGACGACGGGATGGCCGTCCGTGGTGGCGTGTATGGGAAACTGGTTTGGGAAAGGAAA ACGCGGGTTTATTATGGGAATCTGGAATTCTCACACGGCGGTCGGGAATATATTGGGCTCCCTGATTGCTGGAGCGTTCGTCTCGTCGGCGTGGGGTCTCTCCTTCATTGTGCCAGGAATTATAATTGCCTCCTGCGGGGTCATCTGCTTCCTCTTCCTCATCGAAT aTCCGGAAGACGTCGGGTGCGCATCTCCAGAGACGAAC GAGGTGGTCGAGGACGACTTGGACAACATTCAGGTGTCGAGTAACAGCACGGAGGCCATCTTCAAGAGTCAGCCTTTAGACAGCGTCGACGAGTCCGGGAGCCACGTGGCTGGGGAGCATCCGCAAGCCATCAGTTTCCTGGGTGCGCTCCGGATACCG GGCGTAGTGGAGTTTGCACTCTGTCTCCTCTTTGCCAAGTTGGTCAGTTACACGTTCCTTTACTGGCTCCCTCTCTACATTTCCAACGTTG cACACTTTGACCCCAAAAAGGCTGGAGATCTGTCGACGCTGTTTGATGCCGGCGGCATTCTCG GAGGGATTCTGGCCGGTGCCGTATCGGATTATTCTGGAGCGAGCGCCATCACGTGTTCGGTTATGTTGGTCCTGACTGCGCCCATG CTGTTTGTTTACAATCAGTTCGGGCAGACGGAGGTTTCCACCACGATCG CCATGCTGATCGTGTGCGGGATGCTGGTTAATGGACCCTACTCACTGATCACCACAGCGGTCTCGGCGGATTTG GGCACTCACGAGTCTCTCCGTGGGAACGCTAGGGCGCTGTCTACGGTCACGGCCATTATCGACGGCTCTGGATCAATAG GGGCTGCACTCGGACCGTCTCTCGCCTCCGTCCTGTCCTCTAAAGGCTGGAATTATGTCTTCTACATGTTAATAGCGGCTGATATCTGCGCATGTTTG TTGTTGTCACGTTTGGTTTACAAGGAGGTGACCCGCTTGTGCCCGTGTTTCCGGAAGGCCAGAGG CGATAGCCTGAACCTAAAGCCCAGTAATGGTGGATGA